From Triticum urartu cultivar G1812 chromosome 2, Tu2.1, whole genome shotgun sequence, a single genomic window includes:
- the LOC125534920 gene encoding ATG8-interacting protein 1-like, with protein MSDSEKEVPVQVDEGATRGADWEVVTLTASTYAAAPSGPEGAAEGKRLGDGNDGRGSSSTLLMSDHFVFPPSEHENLPIETALLEPQESTSVEDAGFKNVGGGYDDGSETVKYYDEGKSLSVHDAEMMMGDVAEFHSEDDGRGYIVHDDDDDSQDKSDVPPQDSSSSSSKGRGSGAPCQCWLKKHMSCLYDQAKETNHLWGAVVVAALVGLVILWRKDKLHMSCLKWRSRSAVS; from the exons ATGTCTGACAGCGAGAAAGAGGTGCCAGTGCAAGTGGACGAAGGCGCCACCCGGGGGGCCGACTGGGAGGTGGTCACGCTCACCGCGTCCACCTACGCGGCTGCGCCCAGCGGGCCAGAAGGAGCAGCAGAGGGCAAGAGGCTCGGCGACGGCAACGACGGCCGTGGCTCGTCCAGCACGCTGCTCATGTCGGACCACTTCGTGTTCCCCCCCAGCGAGCACGAGAACCTGCCCATAGAGACCGCCCTGCTCGAGCCCCAGGAAAGTACCAGCGTGGAAGATGCTGGCTTCAAGAACGTGGGAGGAGGCTATGATGATGGGTCCGAGACGGTCAAGTACTATGATGAGGGGAAGAGCCTGTCGGTACATGATGCCGAGATGATGATGGGTGACGTGGCTGAGTTCCACTCCGAAGATGACGGACGCGGTTACATCGtccatgatgatgatgatgattccCAGGACAAGTCTGACGTGCCTCCTCAGgacagtagcagcagcagcagcaagggCCGCGGCTCTGGTGCCCCCTGCCAGTGCTGGTTGAAGAAGCACATGTCATGCCTGTATGACCAAGCTAAGGAGACTAATCATCTCTGGGGTGCCGTGGTTGTGGCTGCCCTGGTTGGCCTTGTCATCTTGTGGCGCAAAGACAAGTTGCACATGAGCTGCCTTAAATGGCGCTCTCGCTCAGCAGTCAG TTGA
- the LOC125534919 gene encoding protein YIF1B-B-like: protein MYDNYRNPHPPGMQMPPPNPQPGPYDNPLYGASSGLIKTGLGVYGEKFLGSSSEFMQSNISRYFSNPQYYFHVNDQYVRNKLKVILFPFLHRGHWTRISEPVGGRLSYKPPMYDINAPDLYIPFMAFGTFIILAGFTLGFMGKFTPEAINLQFTRGLIGWGLQIVFLKGLLYSMGGGEVPLLDLVAYSGYLFAGLSLAIVARLLWAYSYYVMMPWMSLCMGIFLVRTMKRVIFTEMRGSERHSTRQHYFLLFMAIVQFPLFFWLGSIGA from the exons ATGTATGATAACTACAGAAATCCCCATCCTCCCGGGATGCAGATGCCCCCACCAAACCCTCAGCCTGGCCCATATGACAATCCATTATATGGCGCAAGCTCAGGCCTGATTAAAACTGGGTTAGGAGTATATGGGGAGAAGTTCCTCGGCTCCAGTTCAGAATTCATGCAGAGCAAT ATCAGTAGATACTTCTCCAACCCACAGTACTACTTCCATGTGAATGATCAGTATGTCAGGAACAAGTTGAAAGTCATACTGTTCCCGTTCCTTCACAGG GGGCACTGGACCCGGATAAGTGAGCCTGTTGGTGGCCGGTTGTCATACAAACCTCCAATGTACGACATAAATGCGCCAGATCTGTACATCCCTTTCATGGCGTTTGGTACCTTCATTATTCTTGCAGGCTTCACACTGGGCTTCATGGGAAA GTTCACTCCAGAAGCCATAAACCTTCAGTTCACAAGAGGGCTGATCGGATGGGGCCTACAGATCGTGTTCCTGAAAGGGCTCCTCTACTCGATGGGCGGTGGCGAGGTGCCGCTGCTCGACCTGGTAGCCTACAGCGGGTACCTGTTCGCAGGGCTCTCCCTGGCCATCGTCGCTCGGCTCCTATGGGCCTACTCATACTACGTGATGATGCCGTGGATGAGCCTGTGCATGGGGATTTTTTTGGTGAGGACGATGAAGCGGGTGATCTTCACGGAGATGCGGGGCAGCGAGAGGCACTCGACGCGGCAGCACTACTTCCTGCTCTTCATGGCCATCGTGCAGTTCCCCCTCTTCTTCTGGCTTGGCAGCATAGGCGCATGA
- the LOC125534924 gene encoding uncharacterized protein LOC125534924 encodes MLSLNSQGGSIMKYDWTNHASNYWVCDGIIQGDQGDEAWEVASALHQHINIDDYSANALPSFGHKLKTPSKRWLMSKESSVVQPESTSFFLAAITSGSDPPLRPLPNDMFHQSDKLRVLKLCHCTFSFSAPPFCCCHNLRFLGLDSCQDLLPEEDEKQDRPAMEFFQSLWVLDICDTDWELDLPTYITEQMASNIREVRIKKGRIWCHSFAWRQLRNLHKLRVIEPTSPWQTGEMDEFTDMVKLEFLDLTGDSTIQVLPSLSKATSLKTLVLDGCVGLEHLGPEALPPSLESFSLDVGVVEDHSKEAQIRCISMAGCERLSDFKLRGSLPNLEELDLLGTGVKTLDLTTQVVQIPCLQRVMLLGCEQLRAVLWPEKGMPQLSLLCIDTRGEEIRRIPPKFEKLKKGHCQAYVAMMDMKFIQLLVLTSSNMFWNTNIDMFNLNLCISASGQWRNKKNMDSDNSGEKLGPALAKPLMSNSSHNPYIDAGIDNISIDHDYNSASQFQSSTYHVEIGDGISNTCVDSIQATKAMIFAMNKAKSLCVHDNSSITTVIPEHMMSIEGQILRWSHLKSCHVVRCPKMHTVFNIVWGYYKFKELVNFWAADLPMAHCIWSKQMARDFEDDASFAKLKSMHLFSCPRLTFVLQWSRLYILSSLETLHITFCGDLRQVFPVEPEILTIIATNRKGVLEFPNLKHIYLHQLFKLEQICEAKMFAPKLETIRIRGCWGLGRLPAVSRDRRPIVDCEKDWWEKLEWDGLEASHDPSLFEARHSAYYRKPLPRCSVLW; translated from the coding sequence ATGTTGTCATTAAATTCTCAAGGAGGCAGCATCATGAAATACGACTGGACCAACCATGCTTCTAACTATTGGGTGTGTGATGGGATTATACAAGGAGATCAAGGTGACGAAGCATGGGAGGTTGCATCTGCTCTGCATCAACACATAAATATAGATGATTATTCAGCTAATGCACTGCCCTCTTTTGGTCATAAACTGAAGACTCCTTCGAAGCGATGGTTAATGTCCAAGGAAAGCTCTGTTGTGCAACCAGAGTCAACGTCCTTTTTCCTTGCTGCAATCACAAGCGGATCCGATCCTCCATTAAGACCCTTGCCTAATGACATGTTCCATCAATCCGACAAACTTCGGGTGCTCAAGTTATGTCATTGCACCTTCAGTTTTTCTGCACCTCCTTTTTGTTGTTGCCACAACTTAAGATTCCTTGGGTTAGATAGCTGCCAGGATCTACTACCAGAAGAAGATGAGAAGCAAGATAGACCGGCAATGGAATTTTTTCAGAGCCTATGGGTACTAGACATATGCGACACAGATTGGGAGTTGGatttaccaacatacataacagAGCAGATGGCTTCAAACATTAGGGAGGTACGTATAAAGAAAGGAAGGATTTGGTGCCACAGTTTTGCATGGAGACAATTGCGGAACCTTCACAAGCTTCGAGTAATTGAGCCTACAAGCCCTTGGCAAACAGGCGAAATGGATGAATTCACAGACATGGTGAAGTTGGAGTTCCTTGACTTGACCGGGGATAGTACAATTCAAGTTTTGCCAAGCCTGTCAAAAGCAACTAGCCTCAAGACCTTGGTTCTAGATGGTTGTGTTGGGTTGGAGCACCTTGGACCAGAAGCACTCCCTCCATCACTTGAATCATTCAGCTTGGATGTAGGAGTAGTAGAAGATCATTCCAAGGAAGCCCAAATAAGATGCATCTCTATGGCTGGATGTGAAAGATTGTCCGACTTCAAGCTGCGTGGATCACTTCCAAACCTTGAGGAGCTGGACCTCTTAGGCACAGGAGTCAAGACACTTGACCTCACAACTCAGGTAGTGCAGATCCCATGTCTCCAGCGAGTCATGCTGTTGGGATGTGAGCAACTCCGTGCTGTACTTTGGCCAGAAAAGGGGATGCCCCAACTAAGTTTGCTCTGCATTGACACTCGGGGAGAAGAGATTAGAAGAATACCACCGAAATTTGAGAAGCTAAAGAAAGGACATTGCCAAGCATATGTTGCTATGATGGACATGAAATTCATTCAGTTATTGGTGCTAACAAGTTCCAATATGTTTTGGAACACTAACATTGATATGTTCAATCTAAATCTCTGCATATCTGCAAGTGGACAGTGGCGCAATAAGAAGAATATGGACTCTGATAACAGTGGGGAAAAATTGGGGCCAGCCCTAGCAAAGCCATTAATGTCCAATTCTTCTCACAACCCCTACATTGATGCAGGTATTGACAACATAAGTATAGATCATGACTACAACAGTGCATCCCAATTTCAGTCATCGACCTACCATGTGGAGATTGGTGATGGAATTAGCAACACTTGTGTCGATAGCATACAAGCAACCAAGGCTATGATCTTTGCAATGAACAAGGCCAAGTCGTTGTGTGTGCATGACAATTCTTCCATCACCACAGTCATCCCAGAACACATGATGTCCATAGAAGGGCAGATACTTAGATGGAGTCATCTGAAATCTTGTCACGTGGTCAGATGCCCAAAGATGCATACGGTCTTCAATATTGTCTGGGGATACTACAAATTTAAAGAACTAGTAAACTTTTGGGCAGCTGATCTCCCGATGGCCCATTGCATTTGGAGCAAACAAATGGCGCGGGATTTTGAAGATGATGCTTCCTTTGCAAAACTAAAGAGCATGCACCTATTCTCTTGCCCGAGGCTCACATTTGTCCTCCAGTGGTCCAGGTTATACATCTTGAGTAGCCTGGAGACCCTCCACATCACCTTCTGTGGTGATCTAAGGCAGGTGTTCCCCGTGGAGCCAGAGATACTGACAATAATAGCTACGAACCGCAAAGGTGTACTGGAATTCCCAAACCTGAAGCATATATACTTGCATCAGCTGTTCAAGCTGGAACAGATATGCGAGGCCAAGATGTTTGCTCCCAAGCTTGAGACCATCAGGATCAGGGGGTGCTGGGGTCTCGGGCGGCTCCCGGCCGTCAGCCGAGACAGACGTCCTATCGTGGACTGTGAGAAGGACTGGTGGGAGAAGCTGGAGTGGGACGGGCTGGAGGCCAGCCATGACCCTTCCCTCTTCGAGGCACGTCACTCGGCGTATTACAGGAAGCCCCTGCCTAGATGCTCAGTTCTGTGGTGA